CCAAAACAAGTAGGAAGATCAGCAGCTTAATTAGTTTGCCCATATGTTACGCCTGTTTTTTTACGCCTGAGTTATGCAATCTATATATGGCCTTTTCGGCAAGATCACGTCATTCAGATAAAAATGAGCGGAATTGAGCAAACGATGGCCGATGACGGTAGGGCACCCGCCCGATACACCCTGAAGAAGACGGTTGTCCTTGTCGGGATGATGGGGGCTGGCAAGACGGCTGTGGGGCGTGCGGTGGCGGCCAAGCTGGGCGCACCGTTTCTGGACAGCGATGCCGAGATCGAAGCGGCGGCCAATCTGAGTGTACCTGAAATCTTCACCCGCGACGGCGAAGCATTTTTCCGCAAACGTGAATCAGAAGTGATTGCCCGGTTGCTGGACACTGCCCGTTGTATCCTGTCAACTGGCGGCGGTGCCTTTCTGGCGCAGGGCAACCGCGAGGTGATTTCGCAACGCGGCGTGTCGGTCTGGCTGAATGCTGAACTGGATCTGCTGTGGAATCGCGTCCGTCACAAGGATACCCGCCCCTTGCTGCGCACCCGTGATCCCAAGGCAACCCTGACTGCGCTATATGAAGCACGGGTGCCACTATATAGTCAGGCCGATATTGCGGTGCCCTGTGATCCGGCCCTCAGCATTGATGCCATGGCCATTCGCGTGATTGAAGCTCTGGCCGACCGGCCCGATGTATTGGAGCCTATTGATGGTTGAAACCGTCCATGTTGACCTGCCGGGCCGCGCCTATGACGTGGTGATCGGGCCTGACCTGCTGGCGCAGGCGGGAAGCTATATTGCGCCCATTCTGCACCGTCCCAAAGTAACCGTCATTACCGATAAGACAGTCGGCGCCTTGCATCTGGCCGCTTTGGAGGCGGGGTTGGCCACCGCAGGGATCACGCTGCAAGCGCTGAGCCTGCCACCCGGGGAGGCGACCAAAAGCTGGTCACAGTTGGAACATTGCGTGGATTGGCTGCTGTCCCAGAAGGTGGAGCGCAACGATGTCGTGATTGCTTTTGGCGGTGGGGTGATCGGGGATCTGGTGGGGTTTGCCGCCGCGATTCTGCGCCGCGGTGTGCGGTTTGTGCAAATTCCGACCTCTTTGCTGGCGCAGGTTGACAGTTCGGTTGGCGGCAAGACCGGGATCAATGCGACACAGGGCAAGAACCTGATCGGTGCCTTTCACCAACCCAGCCTCGTCTTGGCGGATACCGCCGTATTGGGCACGCTGAGCGCGCGTGATTTTCTGGCCGGTTACGGCGAGGTGGTGAAATACGGCATGCTGGGTGATGCGGCCTTTTTTGACTGGCTTGAAAAGAACGCCCCGGCCATGGCCGCAGGCGACATGGATGCAAGGATCAGGGCGGTGCGCCGTTCGGTGGAAATGAAAGCCGACATCGTGGCACGTGACGAGACAGAGCAGGGGGATCGCGCCCTGTTGAACCTTGGCCATACCTTCTGTCATGCGCTGGAAACCGCAACGGGCTATTCGGATCGCTTGTTACATGGTGAAGGTGTGGCGATTGGCTGTGCCCTGGCGTTTGAACTGTCTGCGCGTCTGGGGCTCTGTGCACAGGAAACCCCAAGCCGCGTGCGCGCCCATTTGCGTAACATGGGCATGAAAACCGACATTTCCGATATTGATGGCGATTTGCCCGACGCCGAAGGGCTGCTGGCGCTGATGGGGCAGGATAAGAAAGTTGTGGATGGCCAGTTGCGTTTCATTCTGGCCCGTGGGATCGGGCAGGCCTTTGTGACCTCGGATGTACCGCGCGATGTGGTCCTGGACGTCTTGCGAGACGCTTTGCGGGACCGGTGAGCTGCGGGAGATGTGTCAGCGCTTAGTCGCGCCGCATCACCATTGCAAACTTGTCCTTGGATGAAAAACCAAGGGATTCGTAAAACCCTGTCGCACCACGGCCCTGACCAGTCATCAACATGATTTTATAGGCATTTGCCGCCCAGGCCGCATCAATTGCGCCCTGCATCACCTGCCGGCCAAATCCGCGCTGCTGGTGGCTTGCCCGTGTCACAACATTTTCAATCAAACCATAGGGCCGCCCGTTCCATAGCACATTGGGCAGCAGATGCAGCGTGACCATGGCCGCCAGATCTGCCCCGGCAAATACCCCCAAGACCTGCGTGCCGGGATGATCCAGCACCACGGAAAAACCCGCCGTGCTTTCTGCAGGCGGGCCAACCGTAAGTTCATTGTAGAGGACCAGGGCCTGATCCGCATCCGAAGGTTTCAGAAGTCGGAAGGCCCCATTGCCCATCAGAACGGGATTTCGTCGTCCAGATCCCGCGAGGATCCACCGCCGCCGCCACCTTGTGAGGGGCCGCTGTCATAGCCACCACCGCCACCTTGGCCGCTGTCATACCCGCCGCCGTAGTCGCCGCCGCCACCTTGGCCACCACCATAACCGCCGCCACCGCCGCTGCCGCCATCACGCCCGTCCAGCATGGTCAACGTACCGCCAAAGCCCTGTAACACCACTTCGGTGGAGTATCTGTCAGCGCCGGACTGGTCCTGCCATTTGCGGGTCTGCAACTGACCTTCGATGTAAACCTTCGAGCCTTTTTTCAGATATTGCTCTGCGATCCGCACCAGCCCTTCCTGAAAGATCGCTACAGAATGCCATTCGGTTTTCTCACGGCGTTCGCCGGTGTTGCGGTCTTTCCATGTTTCAGATGTCGCAATCCGCAGGTTGCACACTTTGCCGCCATTCTGGAACGAGCGCACTTCGGGATCCCGCCCCAGATTGCCGATCAAGATCACTTTATTTACTGAGCC
This DNA window, taken from Sulfitobacter pacificus, encodes the following:
- a CDS encoding GNAT family N-acetyltransferase, whose protein sequence is MGNGAFRLLKPSDADQALVLYNELTVGPPAESTAGFSVVLDHPGTQVLGVFAGADLAAMVTLHLLPNVLWNGRPYGLIENVVTRASHQQRGFGRQVMQGAIDAAWAANAYKIMLMTGQGRGATGFYESLGFSSKDKFAMVMRRD
- a CDS encoding single-stranded DNA-binding protein produces the protein MAGSVNKVILIGNLGRDPEVRSFQNGGKVCNLRIATSETWKDRNTGERREKTEWHSVAIFQEGLVRIAEQYLKKGSKVYIEGQLQTRKWQDQSGADRYSTEVVLQGFGGTLTMLDGRDGGSGGGGGYGGGQGGGGDYGGGYDSGQGGGGGYDSGPSQGGGGGGSSRDLDDEIPF
- the aroB gene encoding 3-dehydroquinate synthase; this translates as MVETVHVDLPGRAYDVVIGPDLLAQAGSYIAPILHRPKVTVITDKTVGALHLAALEAGLATAGITLQALSLPPGEATKSWSQLEHCVDWLLSQKVERNDVVIAFGGGVIGDLVGFAAAILRRGVRFVQIPTSLLAQVDSSVGGKTGINATQGKNLIGAFHQPSLVLADTAVLGTLSARDFLAGYGEVVKYGMLGDAAFFDWLEKNAPAMAAGDMDARIRAVRRSVEMKADIVARDETEQGDRALLNLGHTFCHALETATGYSDRLLHGEGVAIGCALAFELSARLGLCAQETPSRVRAHLRNMGMKTDISDIDGDLPDAEGLLALMGQDKKVVDGQLRFILARGIGQAFVTSDVPRDVVLDVLRDALRDR
- a CDS encoding shikimate kinase, with amino-acid sequence MSGIEQTMADDGRAPARYTLKKTVVLVGMMGAGKTAVGRAVAAKLGAPFLDSDAEIEAAANLSVPEIFTRDGEAFFRKRESEVIARLLDTARCILSTGGGAFLAQGNREVISQRGVSVWLNAELDLLWNRVRHKDTRPLLRTRDPKATLTALYEARVPLYSQADIAVPCDPALSIDAMAIRVIEALADRPDVLEPIDG